One Streptomyces sp. CNQ-509 DNA window includes the following coding sequences:
- a CDS encoding YidH family protein: MSDPERPSAVRLWFSPRRLRAEGRTPDYRFSLANERTFLAWVRTALALVGGGIAADQFLTEMSRPFRTAIAAVLLAGGAVCAVRAVNHWIRCERAMRRGEDLPESRFPGLLAVGTAVAAAVLIVVVLVGAGR; this comes from the coding sequence GTGAGCGACCCGGAACGTCCGTCCGCCGTGCGGTTGTGGTTCTCGCCCCGGCGGCTGCGTGCCGAGGGCCGCACCCCGGACTACCGCTTCTCGCTCGCCAACGAGCGGACGTTCCTCGCCTGGGTGCGGACCGCGCTGGCGCTCGTCGGCGGCGGCATCGCCGCGGACCAGTTCCTCACCGAGATGTCCCGCCCCTTCCGTACGGCCATCGCCGCCGTGCTGCTCGCGGGCGGGGCGGTGTGCGCGGTTCGCGCCGTCAACCACTGGATCCGCTGCGAGCGCGCGATGCGCCGCGGCGAGGACCTGCCGGAGTCCCGCTTCCCCGGACTGCTCGCCGTGGGCACGGCGGTGGCGGCGGCGGTGCTGATCGTCGTGGTGCTGGTCGGGGCCGGGCGGTGA
- a CDS encoding DUF202 domain-containing protein, with amino-acid sequence MSGARDPGAQPERTRLAWRRTTLAFAVVVVLELRRVVVEGGSAGGYAGLSLALCTWLVFLAVGQRRIKQLAAAAPAAMAPGLALGAGLCLVASATSAAVLLI; translated from the coding sequence GTGAGCGGCGCCCGGGACCCCGGGGCGCAGCCGGAGCGGACGCGCCTCGCGTGGCGGCGTACGACGCTGGCGTTCGCGGTCGTGGTGGTGCTGGAGCTGCGTCGGGTGGTCGTCGAGGGGGGCTCCGCGGGCGGGTACGCGGGGCTGTCGCTGGCGCTGTGCACGTGGCTGGTGTTCCTGGCGGTGGGCCAGCGGCGGATAAAACAACTGGCCGCCGCCGCACCGGCGGCGATGGCGCCGGGCCTGGCGCTGGGCGCGGGCCTGTGCCTGGTGGCGTCCGCGACGTCCGCGGCCGTGCTGCTCATCTGA
- a CDS encoding MBL fold metallo-hydrolase codes for MDRAVDAARTPYSVQLATGVHAYIQPDGGWCLSNAGFVSDGTTTLLVDTAATEPRAKLLREAVLASGAPDPALVVNTHHHGDHTYGNSVFAPATVVGHAACRQQVLAAGRHLELLWPEVEYGDVRLTAPGMTYTESMTLTAGGTEVRLLHPGPAHTVGDTVVWLPEQRVVFAGDIALCGGTPFVAFGSLGGSLRALEHLRSLGAETVVPGHGPVTDAGVFDAVERYLRYVGELAAQGRAAGRTPLETARAADPEAFAELREPERLVANLHRAYSELAGEPEGRPLDAAAYFADMAALNGGKMMPCHA; via the coding sequence GTGGACCGCGCGGTCGACGCCGCGCGCACGCCGTACAGCGTGCAGCTCGCCACCGGCGTGCACGCCTACATCCAGCCGGACGGCGGCTGGTGCCTGAGCAACGCGGGCTTCGTCAGCGACGGCACGACGACGCTGCTCGTCGACACCGCCGCCACCGAGCCCCGGGCGAAGCTGCTGCGGGAGGCGGTCCTGGCCAGCGGGGCGCCCGACCCGGCGCTCGTGGTCAACACCCACCACCACGGCGACCACACGTACGGCAACAGCGTCTTCGCCCCCGCCACGGTCGTCGGCCACGCCGCGTGCCGGCAGCAGGTGCTCGCGGCGGGGCGCCATCTGGAGCTGCTGTGGCCGGAGGTGGAGTACGGGGACGTGCGGCTGACGGCGCCGGGCATGACGTACACGGAGTCGATGACGCTGACCGCGGGCGGCACGGAGGTCCGGCTGCTGCACCCGGGCCCCGCGCACACGGTCGGCGACACGGTGGTGTGGCTGCCGGAGCAGCGGGTCGTCTTCGCCGGGGACATAGCGCTCTGCGGCGGTACGCCGTTCGTCGCGTTCGGCTCGCTCGGGGGGTCGCTGCGGGCGCTGGAGCACCTGCGGTCGCTGGGCGCGGAGACGGTGGTGCCGGGGCACGGTCCGGTGACGGACGCGGGCGTGTTCGACGCGGTGGAGCGGTATCTGCGGTACGTCGGCGAGCTTGCCGCGCAGGGGCGCGCGGCGGGCCGGACGCCGCTGGAGACGGCGCGGGCCGCGGACCCGGAGGCGTTCGCGGAACTGCGGGAGCCGGAGCGGCTGGTGGCGAACCTGCACCGGGCGTACAGCGAGCTGGCGGGCGAGCCGGAGGGCCGGCCGCTGGACGCGGCGGCGTACTTCGCGGACATGGCGGCGCTGAACGGCGGCAAGATGATGCCCTGTCACGCGTAG
- a CDS encoding phosphotransferase family protein — MSDDHPPGLDPDALRRHLDAQLPGLVRGGLRARLVEGGRSNLTYDVTDGTGRWVVRRPPLGHVLATAHDMAREHRVLTALHPTPVPVPRTLLLCTDETVLGAPFYVMEYVPGTVYRTAGQLAPLGPARTRAVVEGLVDTLVRLHEVDPAEAGLAGFGRPDGFLERQLRRWGKQLDASRSRELPGIDELHDALARDLPPAAAPAVVHGDYRLDNVLVDAAGTVTAVLDWEMSTLGDPLTDLGLLAMYSAPAGADSPIATTADAPGHPAAAEIVARYAARSGRDVSRVAWYTAFAYFKLAVILEGIHYRFTLGQTVGAGFDRIGELVPRFIAGGRTTLQEG; from the coding sequence ATGAGCGACGACCACCCGCCCGGCCTCGACCCCGACGCGCTGCGCCGGCACCTCGACGCGCAGCTCCCCGGGCTCGTCCGCGGCGGGCTCCGCGCCCGGCTCGTCGAGGGCGGCAGGTCCAATCTCACGTACGACGTCACCGACGGCACCGGCCGCTGGGTCGTCCGACGCCCCCCGCTCGGCCATGTCCTCGCCACCGCCCACGACATGGCCCGCGAGCACCGCGTGCTCACCGCCCTGCACCCCACCCCCGTCCCCGTACCGCGGACCCTGCTCCTCTGTACCGACGAGACCGTGCTCGGCGCCCCCTTCTACGTCATGGAATACGTCCCCGGCACCGTCTACCGCACCGCGGGGCAACTCGCGCCGCTCGGCCCCGCGCGCACCCGCGCCGTGGTCGAAGGACTCGTCGACACCCTGGTCCGCCTCCACGAGGTCGACCCGGCCGAAGCCGGCCTAGCCGGCTTCGGCCGTCCCGACGGCTTCCTGGAACGCCAGCTCCGCCGCTGGGGCAAGCAGCTCGACGCCTCCCGCAGCCGCGAGCTGCCCGGCATCGACGAGCTGCACGACGCCCTCGCCCGCGACCTGCCGCCCGCCGCCGCACCCGCCGTCGTCCACGGCGACTACCGCCTCGACAACGTCCTCGTCGACGCCGCCGGCACCGTGACCGCCGTCCTGGACTGGGAGATGTCGACGCTCGGCGACCCGCTCACGGACCTCGGCCTGCTCGCCATGTACAGCGCCCCCGCCGGCGCCGACTCCCCCATCGCCACCACCGCGGACGCCCCGGGGCACCCGGCCGCCGCCGAGATCGTCGCCCGCTACGCCGCGCGGTCCGGCCGCGACGTCTCCCGCGTCGCGTGGTACACGGCCTTCGCGTACTTCAAGCTCGCCGTGATCCTGGAGGGCATCCACTACCGCTTCACGCTCGGCCAGACCGTCGGCGCCGGCTTCGACCGCATCGGCGAACTCGTGCCCCGCTTCATCGCGGGCGGCCGCACCACTCTGCAGGAAGGCTGA
- a CDS encoding acyl-CoA dehydrogenase family protein: MDFAPDARTEELRERLLAFMTEHVLPAEPVAAAQLAGEDDPWAHPPVVAELRAEARRRGLWNLFLPDTVYGAGLTNLQYAPLAEITGRSPHLAPLALNCSAPDTGNMELLAQFATPEQRARWLEPLLEGRIRSAFAMTEPAVASSDATNIETRIERDGDSYVLDGRKWYISGAMNPDCAVFIVMGKTDPHGTDLRRQQSMVLVPRDTPGLTVRRAMRVYGFEDRLHGGHAEIVLDGVRVPAANLVGEEGGGFAIAQARLGPGRIHHCMRLIGMAERAIELMCRRAVERSAFGKELARQGVVQTWIADARVAVEQLRLLVLKTAWLMDTVGNRGAHTEIQAIKIAVPREVTGILDRAVQLHGAAGVSQDTPLAELWASARTLRLADGPDEVHQRSLARRELRKYARGG, translated from the coding sequence ATGGACTTCGCACCCGACGCGCGCACCGAGGAACTGCGCGAGCGCCTGCTCGCGTTCATGACCGAGCACGTCCTCCCCGCCGAGCCCGTCGCCGCCGCGCAGCTCGCCGGGGAAGACGACCCGTGGGCGCACCCGCCCGTCGTGGCCGAGCTGCGTGCCGAAGCGCGCAGGCGCGGGCTGTGGAACCTCTTCCTCCCCGACACCGTGTACGGGGCGGGCCTGACGAACCTGCAGTACGCGCCGCTCGCCGAGATCACCGGCCGCAGCCCGCACCTGGCGCCGCTGGCCCTCAACTGCAGCGCGCCGGACACCGGGAACATGGAGCTGCTGGCCCAGTTCGCCACCCCGGAGCAGCGCGCGCGGTGGCTGGAGCCGCTGCTGGAGGGGCGTATCCGCTCGGCGTTCGCGATGACCGAGCCGGCCGTCGCCTCCTCCGACGCCACGAACATCGAGACCAGGATCGAGCGGGACGGCGACTCGTACGTCCTCGACGGCCGCAAGTGGTACATCTCCGGGGCGATGAACCCCGACTGCGCCGTGTTCATCGTCATGGGCAAGACCGACCCGCACGGCACCGATCTCCGCCGCCAGCAGTCCATGGTCCTCGTCCCGCGCGACACCCCCGGCCTCACCGTCCGCCGGGCCATGCGCGTCTACGGCTTCGAGGACCGTCTGCACGGCGGCCACGCCGAGATCGTGCTCGACGGCGTACGGGTCCCGGCGGCGAACCTCGTCGGCGAGGAAGGCGGCGGCTTCGCCATCGCGCAGGCGCGGCTGGGTCCCGGCCGCATCCACCACTGCATGCGGCTGATCGGCATGGCGGAGCGGGCGATCGAGCTGATGTGCCGGCGGGCGGTGGAGCGTTCGGCGTTCGGCAAGGAGCTGGCGCGGCAGGGCGTGGTGCAGACGTGGATCGCGGACGCGCGGGTGGCGGTGGAGCAGTTGCGGCTGCTGGTGCTGAAGACCGCGTGGCTGATGGACACGGTCGGCAACCGCGGCGCGCACACCGAGATCCAGGCCATCAAGATCGCCGTGCCGCGGGAGGTCACCGGCATCCTGGACCGCGCCGTCCAGTTGCACGGCGCGGCGGGCGTCAGTCAGGACACGCCGCTGGCCGAGCTGTGGGCGTCGGCGCGCACGCTGCGGCTGGCGGACGGGCCCGACGAGGTGCACCAGCGGTCGCTGGCCCGGCGCGAGCTGCGGAAGTACGCGCGGGGCGGGTGA
- a CDS encoding TetR/AcrR family transcriptional regulator, with protein sequence MATTTGGNIGTVPERLLAAATRLFAERGFDRTSVQELVEAAGVTKGALYHYFGSKDDLLHEIYGRLLRLQQQRLDHFAALDAPVEQRLREAAADVVVTTVDHHEDALIFFRSMHMLSPEKYKEVRAERRRYHERFRGLIEEGQAGGVFSTATPADLVVDYHFGALHHLGSWYRPDGPMSAREIGDRMAELLMRALRP encoded by the coding sequence ATGGCGACGACGACGGGCGGGAACATCGGGACGGTGCCGGAGCGGCTGCTCGCCGCCGCCACGAGGCTCTTCGCGGAGCGGGGGTTCGACCGCACCTCCGTGCAGGAGCTCGTCGAGGCCGCGGGCGTCACCAAGGGCGCCCTCTACCACTACTTCGGCTCCAAGGACGATCTCCTGCACGAGATCTACGGCCGCCTCCTGCGGCTCCAGCAGCAGCGTCTCGACCACTTCGCGGCGCTGGACGCCCCGGTCGAGCAGCGGCTGCGGGAGGCGGCGGCGGACGTGGTCGTCACCACCGTCGACCACCACGAGGACGCCCTCATCTTCTTCCGCTCGATGCACATGCTGAGCCCGGAGAAGTACAAGGAGGTACGGGCCGAGCGGCGCCGCTACCACGAGCGCTTCCGCGGCCTGATCGAGGAGGGCCAGGCCGGCGGCGTGTTCTCCACCGCCACCCCGGCCGACCTGGTGGTCGACTACCACTTCGGCGCGCTGCACCACCTGGGCAGTTGGTACCGCCCGGACGGGCCGATGTCGGCCCGGGAGATCGGCGACCGGATGGCGGAACTGCTCATGCGCGCTCTGCGGCCGTAA